Proteins encoded within one genomic window of Nitrospira sp.:
- the carB gene encoding carbamoyl-phosphate synthase large subunit, with the protein MPKRTDIQSILMIGSGPIVIGQACEFDYSGTQACKALKAEGYKVILINSNPATIMTDPEMADRTYVEPITLDVVEKVIERERPDALLPTMGGQTALNTTMGLVKRGVLEKYKVALIGASAEAIHKAEDRDAFKQAMHRIGLRVPTSGTAHTRQEALAILETVGFPAIIRPSFTMGGTGGNIAYNREEFERLIDWALAMSPVSQVLIEESVIGWKEYELEVMRDLKDNVVIICPIENFDPMGVHTGDSITVAPAMTLSDKEYQRMRNAALRIIREIGVDTGGSNIQFGINPANGEMVVIEMNPRVSRSSALASKATGFPIAKIAAKLAIGYTLDEISNDITGVTRASFEPAIDYVVVKIPRFAFQKFKGADPTLTTQMKSVGEVMAIGRTFKESLQKAIRSLELNLNGLASRFGLDRGISAEFNRSEAIEKLNRVLRTPVAERLWYVADAMRLGFTDEELFATTKIDPWFLDQVRQLVDFEHMLAGHAANPATVLGSELLWEAKELGFSDDRIAQLLGCEPGAVQIARTQQGARGVTYKRVDTCAAEFESQTPYLYSTYGRECEARPSNRQKVVILGGGPNRIGQGIEFDYCCVHAAMALREEAVDTIMVNCNPETVSTDYDTSDRLYFEPLTHEDVLNIVHREQPLGVVLQFGGQTPLKLALSLSNAGVKILGTSPDAIDLAEDRERFRELLNRLGLRQAESGIARSIEEAVQIAGRISYPVMVRPSYVLGGRSMQIVYDEVGLLEYMHSAVKASPNHPVLIDKYLADAIEVDADAISDGETVVVAGIMEHIEEAGVHSGDSACSLPPYTLDKTIVREIERQMCMLALELGVIGLMNAQFAVKGQTIFVLEVNPRGSRTVPFVSKAIGVPLAKLAMKVMMGRTLKELGFTSAPLPKHFSVKEAVFPFNRFPGVDVLLGPEMKSTGEVMGIDEDFGWAFAKSQAGAGAVLPTSGTAFISVKASDRPAALEVGRALNKLGMRIQGTSGTAGYLREHGLTVEIVNKVTEGRPHIVDHIKNGSIALVVNTVRTASAHLDSLAIRREALHRSIPYFTTMRGAHAAVMGIEAIVKKGLAIRTLQEYHRP; encoded by the coding sequence ATGCCAAAACGTACGGACATTCAGTCAATCCTCATGATCGGTTCCGGTCCGATCGTCATCGGCCAAGCCTGTGAATTTGATTATTCCGGCACACAGGCCTGCAAAGCCCTCAAAGCGGAGGGGTACAAAGTCATTCTCATCAACAGCAATCCGGCGACGATCATGACGGATCCAGAGATGGCTGATCGGACATATGTCGAACCGATTACCTTAGATGTGGTTGAGAAGGTAATCGAGCGAGAGCGCCCGGATGCCTTGCTTCCGACCATGGGCGGACAAACGGCGCTGAACACCACCATGGGATTGGTGAAGCGAGGGGTTCTCGAGAAATACAAAGTCGCGCTCATCGGCGCGTCGGCGGAAGCGATTCATAAAGCGGAGGATCGGGATGCCTTCAAACAGGCGATGCATCGAATCGGCCTGCGAGTGCCGACGAGCGGCACGGCGCATACGCGACAGGAAGCGCTGGCCATTCTGGAGACGGTCGGCTTCCCCGCGATCATTCGGCCGTCCTTTACCATGGGGGGGACCGGCGGAAACATCGCGTACAATCGTGAGGAATTCGAGCGGCTGATCGATTGGGCGTTGGCCATGAGTCCGGTCAGTCAGGTGTTGATCGAAGAGTCGGTCATTGGATGGAAAGAATATGAATTGGAGGTCATGCGCGACCTGAAAGACAATGTTGTGATCATCTGCCCTATCGAAAATTTCGATCCGATGGGCGTGCATACAGGAGACAGCATCACGGTCGCGCCAGCCATGACGTTGAGCGATAAAGAATACCAACGGATGCGGAACGCAGCACTGCGTATCATCCGAGAGATCGGGGTTGATACGGGAGGATCAAACATTCAGTTCGGTATCAACCCTGCCAACGGGGAGATGGTTGTCATCGAAATGAATCCTCGGGTCTCTCGAAGCTCAGCGTTGGCCTCAAAGGCCACCGGGTTCCCGATCGCCAAGATCGCGGCCAAGCTCGCTATCGGCTACACGCTGGATGAGATCTCCAATGACATTACCGGTGTCACGAGGGCTTCCTTTGAACCGGCGATCGATTACGTAGTTGTTAAGATTCCGAGATTTGCTTTTCAGAAGTTCAAGGGGGCCGATCCGACCTTGACGACGCAGATGAAATCGGTCGGGGAGGTGATGGCGATCGGACGTACCTTCAAGGAGTCTCTCCAAAAAGCCATTCGCTCCCTGGAGTTAAACCTCAATGGGTTGGCGTCCCGGTTTGGGCTTGATCGAGGTATTTCAGCCGAGTTTAACCGGTCAGAAGCGATCGAGAAGCTCAACCGGGTGCTGCGGACACCAGTAGCTGAACGACTGTGGTATGTGGCCGATGCCATGCGCCTGGGATTCACGGACGAGGAACTGTTTGCCACGACCAAGATAGATCCCTGGTTTTTAGACCAAGTGAGACAACTGGTGGACTTCGAACACATGCTTGCTGGTCATGCTGCCAACCCAGCGACCGTGTTGGGTAGTGAGTTGCTCTGGGAGGCGAAAGAACTCGGATTTTCGGATGATCGGATCGCACAATTGCTCGGATGCGAGCCGGGTGCAGTTCAGATCGCACGGACACAACAAGGGGCACGCGGAGTCACCTATAAACGAGTTGATACCTGTGCTGCTGAGTTCGAGTCGCAGACACCGTATCTCTATTCCACCTACGGCAGGGAGTGTGAAGCCCGGCCATCAAACCGACAAAAGGTCGTGATTCTTGGCGGAGGCCCGAATCGAATCGGGCAGGGGATTGAGTTTGACTACTGCTGTGTTCATGCGGCCATGGCGCTTCGAGAGGAAGCGGTCGATACGATTATGGTCAACTGCAACCCGGAAACCGTCAGCACGGATTACGATACCTCCGATCGACTGTACTTTGAGCCACTGACGCACGAAGATGTGCTCAATATTGTGCATCGTGAGCAGCCGCTTGGAGTGGTCTTGCAGTTTGGGGGGCAGACGCCGTTGAAACTCGCGCTTTCGCTCTCGAACGCCGGTGTGAAGATTCTCGGGACTAGTCCTGATGCGATCGATTTGGCGGAAGATCGAGAGCGGTTCCGGGAACTTCTCAATCGGTTGGGGTTACGGCAGGCGGAAAGCGGAATCGCCCGATCCATTGAGGAAGCGGTGCAAATCGCCGGACGGATCAGCTATCCGGTCATGGTCCGTCCATCCTATGTGTTGGGTGGCCGGTCGATGCAGATTGTCTATGATGAAGTCGGCTTGCTGGAGTACATGCATTCCGCCGTCAAGGCGTCGCCCAATCATCCGGTCTTGATCGACAAGTACCTGGCCGATGCCATCGAAGTCGATGCCGATGCGATTTCGGACGGTGAAACTGTGGTCGTGGCAGGAATCATGGAGCATATCGAAGAAGCTGGTGTCCATTCAGGCGATTCGGCCTGCTCCCTTCCTCCCTATACACTCGACAAGACCATTGTGCGTGAGATTGAGCGTCAGATGTGCATGTTAGCGCTGGAGTTGGGGGTTATCGGGCTCATGAATGCACAGTTTGCCGTCAAAGGGCAGACGATTTTTGTCCTTGAGGTCAATCCACGCGGATCTCGGACCGTGCCATTCGTCAGCAAGGCGATCGGCGTACCCCTCGCAAAGTTGGCCATGAAAGTGATGATGGGGAGAACGCTCAAGGAACTCGGATTTACGAGCGCTCCTCTCCCCAAGCATTTTTCGGTCAAAGAAGCGGTGTTTCCATTCAATCGATTTCCCGGGGTCGATGTGCTGCTGGGGCCGGAGATGAAATCGACCGGTGAAGTGATGGGTATCGACGAAGATTTTGGATGGGCGTTCGCAAAATCACAAGCAGGGGCAGGGGCGGTGTTGCCGACGTCAGGAACTGCCTTTATCAGTGTGAAAGCCTCCGACCGTCCCGCTGCGTTGGAAGTGGGTAGGGCGTTAAACAAGTTGGGGATGCGTATTCAGGGAACGAGTGGGACAGCGGGGTATTTACGTGAACATGGGCTTACCGTGGAAATTGTGAACAAGGTGACTGAGGGGAGGCCGCACATCGTCGATCACATCAAGAATGGCTCGATCGCCCTCGTCGTGAATACGGTACGAACGGCCTCGGCGCATCTGGACTCGTTAGCCATCCGGCGGGAAGCCCTTCATCGCAGCATTCCGTATTTCACGACGATGAGGGGCGCGCATGCTGCGGTGATGGGTATCGAAGCGATCGTCAAAAAGGGCTTAGCAATTCGCACATTGCAAGAGTATCATCGGCCATAA
- the greA gene encoding transcription elongation factor GreA: MPTPITKKGYEALKVELDRLRKVERLKNIEAIAEARAHGDLSENAEYDAAKERQGFIESRIAELETKLADARVVEIAGRISETIVFGATVLVVEQESQAKRQYTLVGQDEADMKFNKISVQSPVGRALIGKRVGDFVEVKTPVKMVEYEVMEIKFEEL, encoded by the coding sequence ATGCCGACACCAATTACGAAGAAAGGCTACGAGGCGTTAAAGGTAGAATTGGATCGTTTGCGCAAGGTCGAGCGGCTCAAAAACATCGAAGCCATCGCGGAAGCCAGAGCGCATGGCGATCTTAGTGAGAACGCCGAGTATGACGCCGCCAAAGAGCGCCAAGGCTTCATCGAATCGCGCATCGCTGAACTCGAAACCAAGCTGGCCGATGCCCGCGTGGTGGAGATCGCCGGACGCATCAGCGAGACGATCGTCTTCGGTGCGACGGTCTTGGTTGTTGAACAGGAGTCTCAAGCCAAGAGACAGTATACCTTGGTTGGACAAGACGAAGCCGACATGAAATTCAACAAGATCTCAGTGCAGTCCCCTGTTGGGCGAGCGCTGATTGGAAAGCGTGTTGGAGACTTCGTGGAAGTGAAGACACCTGTCAAGATGGTCGAATACGAGGTCATGGAGATCAAATTCGAGGAACTCTGA
- the lhgO gene encoding L-2-hydroxyglutarate oxidase: protein MQTCDFLVIGGGVIGLSIARELRKRQADARVLLIEKEPSCGAHASGRNSGVLHAGFYYSPDSLKAKFTRLGNERLTAYCEDKHIPLNKCGKLVVAKDAADLPSLDELFRRGQVNGIELQPLTEAEAKSIEPRVKTYQRALFSPRTSTVSPLQVVNAMQEDALREGIQIQCNTAYRRRDNTSVYTDRDSIEAGYVVNAAGLYADKIAMDYGFSEKYRILPFKGLYLYSDEPAGAIRTNIYPVPDLRNPFLGVHFTITADGKAKIGPTAIPALWRENYEGFGNFNFGELVEVASRGIGLLTGAGFDFRRLAMEEVAKYSRGKMVALASVLAEGVAERNYHTWGRPGIRAQLLDITKKKLEMDFVLEGDNRSMHVLNAVSPAFTCSLPFASHVCDHIDNVIG, encoded by the coding sequence ATGCAAACCTGTGATTTTCTCGTCATCGGAGGTGGAGTCATCGGCCTCAGCATCGCGCGTGAGCTTCGCAAACGCCAGGCAGATGCCCGCGTGCTGTTAATTGAAAAGGAACCTTCTTGCGGGGCCCATGCCAGTGGACGCAATAGCGGAGTCCTGCACGCGGGATTCTACTACTCACCCGACAGCCTGAAAGCGAAGTTTACTCGTCTTGGGAACGAACGACTGACCGCCTACTGCGAGGACAAACACATCCCCCTCAATAAATGCGGCAAGCTCGTCGTCGCGAAGGATGCGGCCGATTTGCCATCGCTGGATGAATTATTCCGTCGAGGACAAGTCAACGGCATTGAACTCCAGCCTCTCACGGAAGCAGAAGCCAAGTCCATTGAGCCACGAGTCAAGACCTACCAACGCGCCCTCTTTTCGCCACGTACCTCGACGGTAAGTCCGCTTCAAGTGGTCAACGCGATGCAGGAAGATGCACTCCGGGAGGGTATTCAAATTCAGTGCAACACAGCCTATCGACGACGAGACAACACAAGTGTGTACACCGACCGCGACAGCATTGAGGCCGGCTACGTCGTGAACGCCGCTGGCCTGTATGCCGACAAAATTGCGATGGACTATGGATTCTCAGAAAAGTATCGCATCCTGCCTTTTAAAGGCCTCTATCTCTATTCCGATGAACCAGCAGGTGCGATTCGTACCAATATTTATCCCGTTCCAGATCTCAGGAATCCGTTCCTGGGTGTCCACTTCACAATCACGGCCGACGGAAAAGCCAAGATCGGCCCAACAGCCATTCCAGCGTTGTGGCGAGAGAATTATGAGGGGTTCGGCAACTTCAATTTCGGTGAACTTGTTGAAGTTGCAAGTCGAGGAATCGGGTTACTGACCGGAGCTGGATTTGATTTCCGACGCTTAGCGATGGAGGAGGTTGCCAAATACTCGCGGGGCAAGATGGTGGCACTTGCCTCGGTACTCGCCGAAGGCGTGGCCGAGCGCAACTACCATACATGGGGGCGTCCAGGAATTCGAGCCCAGCTCCTCGATATCACGAAAAAAAAGCTTGAAATGGATTTCGTCCTGGAAGGCGACAACCGCTCCATGCACGTGCTCAACGCCGTGTCTCCCGCCTTTACCTGCTCGCTCCCCTTCGCCAGCCATGTGTGCGATCACATCGACAATGTGATCGGCTGA
- the bioA gene encoding adenosylmethionine--8-amino-7-oxononanoate transaminase, with protein MTRPPSTKQLRNWDHRYLWHPFTQMQEWEQEDPLIIERGRGSYLIDTEGKRYLDGTSSIWVNVHGHRHPVLDRAIKKQLDNIAHCTFLGLSNPPAIELARDLIRIAPKGLTRVFYSDNGSTAVEIALKMAVQYWQQRHPKAGPKNTFLHLKMAYHGDTIGAVSVGNIALFHSRFKPLLFPTLAAEPPYCYRCPLKLAYPSCKIACIDPIEQILKRRHRELAGFIIEPLMQAAAGMIPQPAGYLKRVRELCTKYNVLLITDEVATGFGRTGKMFACEHERITPDLMAISKGLTGGYMPLAATLTTDEIYRGFLGTYDEFKTFFHGHSFTGNPLGCAVALANLQVFRQEKTLSRLSAKIKMLTQWLKPIADIPHVGDIRQRGFMVGIELVQDTTTKTPYPLSAKTGHHVAAIARSKGLILRPIGNILVLIPPLSTTTEELKKMLEIIKKSIETLHSD; from the coding sequence ATGACTCGACCACCTTCTACGAAGCAGCTGAGGAACTGGGACCACCGCTATCTCTGGCATCCGTTTACCCAGATGCAGGAATGGGAACAGGAAGATCCGCTCATCATCGAGCGTGGCCGGGGCTCCTACCTCATTGATACGGAGGGCAAGAGGTATCTCGATGGCACCTCATCCATTTGGGTCAATGTCCATGGGCATCGCCATCCTGTCCTCGATCGAGCCATTAAGAAACAACTCGATAACATCGCCCACTGCACGTTCCTTGGTCTCTCCAATCCACCGGCTATTGAACTGGCCCGCGACTTGATCCGGATCGCACCGAAGGGGCTCACGCGCGTCTTCTATTCGGACAACGGTTCTACCGCCGTGGAGATCGCGCTCAAAATGGCTGTCCAATACTGGCAGCAACGGCATCCGAAGGCCGGCCCCAAAAATACCTTTCTCCATCTCAAGATGGCGTATCACGGGGATACGATCGGAGCCGTGAGCGTCGGCAATATCGCGCTGTTTCATTCTCGGTTCAAACCGCTGTTGTTCCCAACGCTGGCAGCAGAGCCACCCTATTGTTACCGCTGCCCGCTCAAACTCGCCTACCCCTCCTGCAAGATCGCGTGCATCGACCCAATTGAACAAATCTTGAAACGTCGTCATCGCGAACTAGCCGGGTTCATCATCGAACCGCTGATGCAAGCGGCTGCCGGTATGATTCCCCAGCCGGCCGGGTATCTGAAACGAGTCCGAGAACTTTGCACAAAATACAACGTCCTCTTGATCACCGATGAAGTCGCAACGGGTTTCGGGCGAACCGGCAAGATGTTCGCGTGCGAGCATGAACGGATCACACCGGATCTGATGGCGATCAGCAAGGGACTCACCGGCGGGTATATGCCGCTTGCGGCGACCCTCACAACCGATGAAATCTATCGAGGATTTTTAGGCACCTACGACGAATTCAAGACCTTCTTTCATGGGCACAGTTTTACCGGAAATCCCCTGGGCTGTGCCGTGGCCCTGGCCAATCTCCAAGTGTTCCGCCAGGAAAAAACACTGTCCCGACTGTCCGCAAAGATCAAGATGTTGACCCAATGGCTGAAGCCGATTGCTGATATTCCTCATGTCGGCGACATCCGACAGCGTGGGTTCATGGTTGGGATCGAGCTGGTCCAAGACACAACAACCAAAACACCGTACCCCCTCAGCGCCAAGACTGGTCATCACGTGGCGGCCATCGCCCGATCGAAGGGACTCATCTTAAGACCTATCGGGAACATACTTGTGCTCATACCTCCCCTCTCGACAACAACAGAAGAATTAAAGAAAATGCTAGAAATCATCAAGAAATCCATAGAGACTCTGCACAGTGATTGA